The genomic segment GTGTATCATCGTATCGGGTTTCATGTTCCGCATCGCGACTGCGGTAAACCTTCGGCGCGTTTCCATCTGTATCGCCATCACGGCGGCACTGGTCGTCGTCAACACCGCTCCCCTCCCGTTCTGGATCTACCAGGGGGCGGCGCCCTACGAATGGCCCGCCAGCGCCTACCTCGACACGGTCCCGAAAGAAAAGGTCTTCTTCTCCGACATGGCGCTGCAAATCGCGTGGCTCAAGGACAGGCCGGCGGTCGAGATGCCGATGGATGCCGGGGAGTGCGCGAAGGTCGCCTCGATGGCTCCCGGTGGCGTGGCGGTGTACATGTCCCAGGACTTCGGCGACGAGTACGGGGCCTCCTCGGCCTTCTGGCTCGGGATCCACGCCGCGGCGCGAAACGGCGTTCTGAGCCGCACCTTGCCGGCGCGACGCGGGGAGTTGTTCGGGGACGGGGAATACCTCTTCTACTGAGGGGCGTCAATTCCACTCCGTCTTTGTGAGCATGTCGCCTTCGATACGGCTTTGCAGGGTCTACCTTTCGCTGCTGCTGTGCATCGGCGCCGCCTTCGCGTTCGTGAACGCGGCCGGCTACGCGGCGAGACGCTATTGGATCCCTTCCCGCGTCAGATTCGCCGTGATCGAGGATTTCCTCTTCTCCATCAAGGCGGGGGATGCCGGGCACGCCATCGAGCTTCTGTCTCCCGAGACGACCGTCGTGACGGACGAGGAGGGGGAGATCATCGGGCTTGCCGAGGGGGACTATTTTTGCTCCCTTCGCGAGCTCGCCCGCTGCGCCATCGATGATGAGTATCCAGAGGGGCAGATGTTGAGAAATGGCGCTTTCCTGAAGGTGATCAGCCGCCGCGCGGTCTCCCTCGTCTCCGCCGATACGCCCTTCCCGTGGAACGGGACAGAGTACCTGCGCAGGAGCCGCCGGGAGAAGATCCACACGGTGACCGCCCATCTGCGCGAGAAGATCGGCGACGACAGGAGCTGGATATTCGGCCTCACCGAGCTCGAACGGCTCACGAAGGCGCGCCTGATTCCTGAAAGGATGCCCCCCCCCGTGGAGAGGGCGCGCGTGCTTTCAGGGATCGAAAGACAGATGGCGCATGACTGAACCGGAGAAGAGCGGTATTCCCACCCTCCACAAGTTTCTCATCGCAGCCCTGGTCTGTATCGCCGCCTTTGGCCTGCTGGAGAACGTCGCGCGTTTCTGCGAGGTCGAGGTGTACGACCCCTACTCCCTGAAACAGCAGTTCGCGGGGGACAGCGGGCACGGCGATTTTCTCGACCTCCATAGCAAGTTTATACGCGACCCGGATCTGTTCTGGAAGATCAGGCCGCATTTCGGCCCCCTCTCCTACAACCATATCTCGGCCACGATGTACACGGAGACCACGAATTCGCGCGGTTTCCGCGGGAGCGAGGAATACGGTTCGAAGCCGGACGGCGTCTATAGGATCGTCTGCCTGGGGGATTCATGGACCTACGGGGTTATGGTCAACGACCATGAGACGTATCCGGCGCAGCTCTGCCAAGTGCTCAACGCCGAGTCGTCCCCTCGCCGCTTCGAGGTGCTGAATCTCGGATGCGTTGGCTACAGCTCGTACCAGGGGAAGGTACTGCTCGCCAAGTACATCCGGCAGCTCGCCCCCGACCTGGTTACGATATGCTTCGGCGGCAATGACGCGAGACGGTCGAGGCTCTTTTCCGACAGGGAGCAGCCCCGGATAGGGGAATGGGTCATCCTTGTCCAGTCCATGCTCGGCAAGAGTCGGTTCTATCAAGTTTTCAGGAACCAACTTCTTGGGATAAAGAAAAGGGCGTCGTTGGGACGGGAGGGCGCCGCGCCGATTCAAGAGTGGCCGCAGCGGGTTTCCCCGGACGACTACGAGGCGAACATGAGGGAGATCATCTCCCTCGCGCGGCAGAACAACTGCGCGGTTGTCTTCCTCTTCTATCTCGGGACATGCCCCTGCAGGGACAGGCTCGAGAAACTCTCCGCGGAGACGGGTATTCCCCTTGTGGATGTCAACGAGATCCTGTGCAAGAACCCCGACTACGCGGTTAAGGATCTCTCGATCGATTACCCCCGGGATACCCACCCGAACGCGAGGGGATATTCGCTGATCGCCCGAAAACTGGAGGAGGTGGTGCGCGAGGTGGCCGACGGGAACCCCTACCCGGCTGCCCCCGCGCCGCCCCCCGAGAACAATCGCCGCCGCTGATCCCTCGGGTGTGCGCTCACCCGCCTTGCGGGAGGGGCCTGTCGGGAGGCTACACCGGGAGCGCGTGCATCGCTGCATCGCTGGTGGTATACTCGCGCGGATCAGGACCGCCCCATCGGGAGAAGGCATCCGTGAACCGCCTGAGCATCTATCTCCTTTTCCTTGTCCTCGGCTTCGTCGCGGCGTTGGCCGTGCGGATCTCCTTCACCGACGACCTGTCGGGGATGGACCTCTCCTGCGGCAACTACGACGGGATGGAGTACCACTGGCTCGCCAAGAATCTTTGCCGGGGCAGGGGCCTGCGCACCTTCTCGGAGGGCGGGTTCGACTATCGACTGCTCCGCCCCCCGGGCTACCCGCTCTTCATCGCCGCGGTGTACTGCATCTCGGGGATGCAATTCCTCCACCTCAGGATCGCGGACGCCGTGCTCTCCGCCCTCAGCGCCGTTCTGGCCGCGCTCATCGCGCGCGAGCTCGCAGGGAGGAAGGCCGCCTGCATCGCCCTTCTCCTCGCGGCGCTCTACCGCCCGGCGGCCTTCTTCGCCACGCGCATCTTCTCGGAGAACCTCTTTTGCTTCCTGATGCTGCTCTCCCTCCTGCTCCTGATCCGCCGCGGGAACAGGCCGTGGGCATGCCTCATCGCGGGGGCGCTGTCGGGCGGGCTTGTGTTGACGAGGCCGGTGTGGCTCGGGGTGTTCCCATTCGTTCTCGCGTGGGTCGCCGCGGCGCGGGGCCGGCGGATCGTGCGGTCGGCGTGCCTCCTGCTCGGCCTTGCGGCGGCGACGGCGCCGTGGGCGGCCTACTGCCGCCTGACGCTCGGCATGCCGGTTTCCCCTGTCATCTTCTCGTCGTTGCGGGGCCTGTACAACACCTGGCTGGCCTACAACCCCGAGGCGGGCGATTTCACGCAGCGAGGGCCCGAGGAGGGGCGGGAACTGGAGCACGAGTGGGCGCAGTTGATGGCCCTTCGATTCAGGTATTGGCGGATGCCGGAGGCGGAGTACCTGGCGGCCGTCTCCGCGGAGACGTCGCGTTTCTTCCGGGCGGATCCGCGGCGGTGCCTCTCGCTCGGCGTGAAGAGGGTGTACCGCGCGTGGCTCGGTTCCGGCCTGCTTGACGGCCAGGGCACCGTCCTCCCCGACACGGGTGAGAATCCGTACGGGATCATATACTGGAAGAGACGGATCTTCGATCCGGCCGTGTACCTCGGCGACACGGAGATCATCGAGCAGCTCCCGTTCAGCAGGGAACTCCGCATCCTCGGCGTCCGCGTCCCGCTGCTCTCCTTCGAAGGGGCATTCTACCTCATGGCCCTCGCCCTCCTCGCCTGCGCGGCGCTCAATGCGCGGCATCTCGCGGGGAAGACAGGAGAGGCGGTGCGAAGGTATTCCCTCTTCGTGCTGGTTGCCGCGGGGTACACGGCCGCCAACACGATCTCCGTCACCATGCAGCGATTTCGCTTCCCGCTGGAATACCTTATGATCGTCGTCGCCGGGGCGGGGATCGCCTGCGCGCTCTCGCCGCTCTTCCGCTTTGTATGCGCGGGGCTTCGAACCCTCGGATTCCGGATCGCCGGCGAGCCGGAAGGCCCCCCCCGTCGGTTGGCGTGTCGAGTCGCGCCGAACGCAGCCCTGCTCGCCGGGGCGGCCGTCGCGGCGGCGCTCGCCGCGAGGTGCTCGTGGAATCTTCACGGTTTCCGCGAGGCGGTGAGGGCGCAGTGCGCCGTGCGCGTTTCGGATGCCGACATCGAGGCCCGGATGGGTCGGGGCGCGCGGGAGGGGGGAGGCGGGCCGGGGTACAGGGAGGTCTGGAAGCGGCAGGTGGAGGGCGCCGGAAACCTCGGCGGGATATTGGGAAAGGAGATCCTATGGCGGGGCGAGGCCACGTGGATTAACCCCCCCTCCCGGGCCGATTTCCAGGGCGAATACTACCTCCGTTCGGCGCAGGCGAGGTTCGTGTCGGAGATGGAGAACCCCGGCTTCTTCATGCTGATCGTGGATTCCTACCGCGACCCAGACTCCATCGGCTCGGGAAGGGCGGTCGTCGTTGCGCCCGGTGGAACGGTCGAACGGCTTGCGGAGGGGGACCACATAGCCGTGCTCGGCAGGCTCGGGGGCACCGATTTTGTCGAGGGATCGATCATCGTATGCGCCGAGGAGATTCTTGTTTTGAGCGGAGGGCGCGCGCCACTCGGAGGGGAGCGCGGGTAGTATGAACACGACAGCGAGAAGACACGCATGCCTCCTCCTCCTCCTCGTTCTGGTGGTGCTGTGCCATGCCCTCTGCAATTGGCGCTACCTCGCCGGCGATCTCTATCCCCAGCAGAAGGACGTTGCGGCGCACCTCAAGGTGTGCACGAAGTATCTCCTCCAGTCGAGGGACGCGATCCGCAGCGGCGCACCCCTGCTGGAGCGCTTCACGAGACTCGCCTCGCTCTTCCACCAGGAGAGCATACCGGTGGAGCACATATGGATTTGGCCCCGTCTTACCTACGTGGTGACCGCGCCAGCTGCGGCCATCTGGGGTCTGACGCCGCGGGTGATCATCCTCTCGAACATCGTCTGGCTTGCGGTACTGCTCCTGTCGGTTTTCTCCATCGGATCGCGGTGCATGAGCCCCGAAGCGGGATTCATGGCGGCGCTCATCACCTCGTTGTTTCCCGCGACCTACGGCCTCTCAAGGAATTACGGTCTCGACTTCTCCCTGATGGGGATTGCCGCGCTCGCCGTCTACTGGCTTATCAGGACGGAGGCCTTTTCCCGGAGGGCTCCGTCGATCGTCTTCGGTTGCGTGTTCGGCATCGGGCTTCTGGTGAAGGTGCAGCTTCTCATCTTCCTCTGCGGCCCGCTCCTCTTCGCGCTCGTGTGCGGGTGGCGTCGGTCGCGCGATCGGGGGATCACCGCCGGGAGGGTGTTCGCGAACGTCGCGCTCGCGGGTCTCGCCGCGCTGCTTCTCTCGATTCCATTCTGGTGGGGAAACATCGACAACATCGCGGCGGTGTTCATCCGGCACGCCGAGGCGCGCGACGGCATCGACCCGCACCACCTCTCCGTGCCCGTGATGAGCGCCCGATACTTCGCATACTACCTCGTGGCGGCGATCGTCTACGTTTCGCCGCCGCTGTTCGCGCTCGGGGTTCTGCTCCTCCCGGTGTTCATCCTCTCCCGCTTCAAGGCGAGGGCGGTCGTACTCCTCTGGGCTCTTGTGCCGTACGCGATGTTCACCCTCATCGAGTTGAAGTACTCCGTATTCTATCTGTCGAGCCTCCCCGCGGTCGGCGTGGTCATCGGTGCGGGGCTCGCGTCCCTCAGGACGAGGGCGCTGAAGTACTTTCTGTGTGCCGCCGCCGCTGGGTGGGGCCTCATCCACTTTCTGCAACTCTCGTTCGCCGTTGGCCCTCCGCCATACAGAGGTTGCAGGCCGTATTCGAGCGATGCTTTGCGTGCGGACGGCTACCCCGTTTGGGCGCACCCGGCCTTCCCCAACAACCTGGAGAGGGTCGCGCGGAGGTTTATCGAAGAGATCGGCTCCCACGAACGAGGGAACAGGTATGTGCGGATCGGCGTCTGCGAATTCGAGTATTCGAACAAGGATTACCTGCTCGTCGACTCGCTCGAATACTTCATGGAGTCGGTGAATCCCGCTGTCTATGTGTTCCGGAGCCACTTTTCAACCGACTCGTTCCTGGAGTGCATGGACAGTTTCAACTACCTCGTTGTCCTGGAGGAGGGAGACAAGCCTATGCCGGACTTCCGGCGGTTTGAGGAGTACTTCAGCAACGGCAGCGGCGCCTCTCTCTGCGCGAAGTATCTGAATGGTCCCGCGACCCTCGCGCGACTCATCGAGAGCTACCGAAGGTACGAACTCCTCGACCGCGAGCTATTGTACCCTGACGGCGTCAGCGCGTTCCTGATGCGAAAGCCCCCCTTCCCCGTGGAGGACGACGCCGTCATCCCCGCCGCGCATCTGGTGAGCGCCAACGTCTTCATCGCCTGGCCCCGGATCGGCGTGGACGAACGGCTGCGGCGCCCTCCGACGATCGGCGACTACGACGTCCTCTTCCCGTACGACCTCGAGTTCCCGCTCGTGCCGCCCGCCCGCCGGGACCCGTCCGAGCCCTACTTCGCCCGGTACCGCCTCTCCTTTGAGCGGGGAGGGACGTACGCGCTTTCCATCAAACTCAAGGATCGGGAGGCGTCGCCTCCTCGTGCCTCCGTGAACGGGAAGCCCGTCATCGGACGCCATCCGCGGGAAGCGAACGGCGGGATGAAGCGCATCGGATCGTTCCGCGTTCAGGCGGGGGTGGGCGAGGTGGAGCTCCTCGGGGACGAGTATTTTTCCGTCACAGAGCAGCTTCGAATCACGAGGGAGGGGGAGTAGTTCCCGGCGATCCGCCTGTGGGGGTATGGCGCACGATCACTGGCTTCCCTGCCGCGGCGGGTTCATGATCCTCTCGGAGTATTCGATGCACCTCTGCCGCCACCGCTCAAGCTCTCCCATCTCATCGGCTGGATCGAACGTCCGCTCGCGTTCCTCCGGCGTGGGAAGGTCGAGGTCCGCGGGCGTCATGAGAGGGTAGCGCCGCCGGTAGTCGGTATAGAGGCCGGGGTCGCATGCTGTGGAGAGATCCTTTCTGAACTGGCGCAGCACCGCCTCCCGCTGCGCGACGAGCGGGCCGGGAGCGAACGGTTTCTGCGCGCGCCACATATCCGGTGCGCCGATGATGTAGGCGCGGAATGCCATCATCAGGTAGAAATTCCACAGCACGAGGATGACGACGGCCGCTCTCAGGGCGAGCCAAGCCGCCCTCCCGCGCCGCGCGAGCATGAAGACGACCGACAGGCCGTACGCGAACACGAACGTGTAGTCGGACTGGTACCGCGCGCCGAACGAATTGCCCATGTGCCACCCCGGAAAGCAGCCCGAGAACCATACGTCCGCGAGAAGGATGTAGCAGCAGATCCACGGCCACGGCGACGCGCGCCCTTCCCGCCTGATCCCCAGGATCATTCCCGCCGTGGCGACCAGTGCGAGGGGCGTCCAGACGAAGAGCCCGCAGAGGGGACTGAACAGCACATGGAGGAAAAACTTTGAGTACGGGTACAGGGGTTCCCTGAAGCGCCCGTAGGTGTTGAGCAGCCACTCGCCGTACATGGACCGCCACACGAGCATTTGCGGGAGAAACCCGATGATGTACCCCGCGCCGATGACGCCGAGGGAGGAGAGCGCGCTGGGCCGGAAGCCCCGCCCGATGCCCGTCCCTTCGCGCGCGCGCCGCCACCCCTCGTGGACACACGCGATGAGGGGGACGGGCATGATCAGCAGATTGTTGAACCTGATCGAACAGCAGACCCCCCCGGAAATCCCGACCAGAAGCGGCAGGAGAGGGCGAAAGGTGCCCCCCGCGCGCCCTTTCAGGTCCTCGTGCCACCGGGCGCAGAGGAGGAGGTAGAGAGTGACCCCTGCGAACGAGATGACGTGCGTCCAGGCGTTCTGGAAGATGAGGTAGAAGCCGAGGGAGAGGCCGAGGACCGTGGCCGCCACCGCCGCGGCGGCGACCTTCGGGGGCCTTCCGAGCCGCCGGAGCAGTGCGTACCCGGCTGCGATCCCGGCGAACGACCAGGAGAGCATCCCGAGCTTGTACGCCCAGAGGTAGACCGCCGCGAACCGGTGCACCTCCGGGCCCCCGCACGATTCGTAGAGCGACGCCGCAAGCCGGGCGGCGAGGAGGAACGGGAGGGTCAGGAGCGCGGTCCCGAAACCGACCTTCGAGTGCATCGGCATGTCGGGCTGGGCGAAATAGTCGCCGTAGTAGAGGCCGTTCATTAATTTCCCTACAGGGCCGAAGGCGATGAACCTGAACTGGTCGGTGAGGTCCGCGTCCCCGTCGAACGCGAGCGAGTGGGCGAAGGCGTAGTAGAACGCCTCGTCCGACCACTGCAAAAACGGAACGACGACCTCCGCGTTGCGTCTCTCGAGGAAGTTGAGGAGGTCGATATGGGCGACGGCGGCAAAGAGGAGCGCGAGAACTACCCCCGCACCCCGTTTCTCCGTGAGCCAGCGGGCCATGATGTCCAATCCCCTAAGGCAGGGCCTTATCATAGCACACAGCCGGTGCTACATTAAGGGCCGGGTCAATGGCTGCGGTTGCGGCCCGATGGTATACTGTTCGCATGAGACGGTCCACGCGTGTGCTCTGCCTCCTCCTGTTCGTCGGGGGTTTTCTCGCCGCGCCCCCTCCCACCGGATGCGCCGGCGCGAAAACGTTCTCCATCTCCAGGTCCGACTATCTCGAGAAGGTGCACGGCTGGTGGATGGGGAAGCTGATCGGCGTGACGCTCGGGGGGCCGTTCGAGTTCCGCATGCCCTGGCCGCCGAAGGAGGTCACGGGCTACGTCTTCGACGCCCCCGTAGCCGATTACTTCGGCGACAACGACGACCTGTACGTCGGCATGGCGTACCTGCTCGCCCTCGATCGGCACGGGGCCGGGGTGACGCAGGTACAGATGGCAGCCGAGTTTTTCCGCCGTCTGGAGCCGCGACGCCTCTGGATGGCGAATCAGCGCGCGTATATGAACCTCGCCGCCGGGCTCGCCCCTCCGAAGACCGGCCACCCGGTTTTCAACGAATGCTCCTGGGCAATCGACGCGCAGATAGAAAACGACGTCTGGGGCGTCGTCTGTCCCGGGATGATCGACACCGCCTGCCGTTATGCCGACCTCGCCGCGCATGTCACCAACCACGCCGACGGGGCGTACGGCGGTCTCTTCACGGCGGCACTGGCGAGCGGCGCCTTCGCGGAACGCGATGTCGAAACGCTCGTCGAAACGGCGCTCGCGAAACTGCCCCCCTCCTGCGACTACGCGGAGGCCGTGCGGGACGTCATCGCATGGCATCGGGAGGAACCCGGCGACTGGAAGAAGACGCGGGAGCGGATCCGGAGTAAGTGGCAGGTGGAGAGGGGGCACAGGGACGAGTCGGCGGTGGTCAACGGCGCGGCCGTCGTGACGGCGCTGCTCTATGGCGGCGGTGATTTCGATACAACCGTCAGGATAGGGACAATGGCGGGGTGGGATACCGATTGCAACGCGGCGTCGGCGGGGGGGATCCTCGGGATCATCCTCGGTGCCAAAGGGATCCCGCCACAATGGAACATCTTCCACGACCGCTACAAGAATATCTCGCTTCGAAACCTCCCGATGTGGATGACGATCACGGGGCTCGCCGAGTGGACCGCCGCGCTCGGGGAGAGGACGATTGCCGCGCACGGCGGGCGGCTCGACGGCGACCGCCTCGTGATCCCGCGGAGGAAGCCGGCCACCCCGTGTGCGGCGGGGAC from the Chlamydiota bacterium genome contains:
- a CDS encoding ADP-ribosylglycohydrolase family protein, whose product is MRRSTRVLCLLLFVGGFLAAPPPTGCAGAKTFSISRSDYLEKVHGWWMGKLIGVTLGGPFEFRMPWPPKEVTGYVFDAPVADYFGDNDDLYVGMAYLLALDRHGAGVTQVQMAAEFFRRLEPRRLWMANQRAYMNLAAGLAPPKTGHPVFNECSWAIDAQIENDVWGVVCPGMIDTACRYADLAAHVTNHADGAYGGLFTAALASGAFAERDVETLVETALAKLPPSCDYAEAVRDVIAWHREEPGDWKKTRERIRSKWQVERGHRDESAVVNGAAVVTALLYGGGDFDTTVRIGTMAGWDTDCNAASAGGILGIILGAKGIPPQWNIFHDRYKNISLRNLPMWMTITGLAEWTAALGERTIAAHGGRLDGDRLVIPRRKPATPCAAGTSVPGGPRRDEEWNPLRVEKLALDLRLWNPDLDLWNCIADGTTGLSREFKGKRHVFRTVPGPTQGPCVLIFPDVAPPDGREEILLEISACSGDAPWDLSVAAGERELGRVRVGKEAPAGFRATTIVPRRGEDIILYPAEDGSTYLDQKLTRLAQPSPSFNPAAKPVPLRIRSAQNNVNLFRYGGKCPPGKPEIRAYYILTEWTDSPYPVAWLSPGDPHPYGCYWPKEHVPDLPLQEPKQIKLRIQAEEELPAIPEGGKFVLVHDEGNATVISLPRVSTKPTPWHRLRFDLTPYLALRPRVEVRSTPAVGEGRGEAFWEYVRIVRRPVSTVDGGANGQTPSDRRQR